The stretch of DNA GAGGGCAAAGACATTAAGCAAATTGAAAGCTTCGTAACAGCGGGTGCTATTTTCTGTGTATATGATGCAACATCTGAAGATCTTGTACATGAACATTCGAAAAGGTCAGGAATTGGTGTCACTGAAGTAAGTGAAATCTCTTCAGTAGTACGACACAACACTTCACTCGTAAGTTAAGTGTCAGATTATTTGTACAAAATTTTGCTAACCTAAAAAAACTAGTTGATGATTTTAATCAAAATACTGGCTTAGTAGATTTTTAAAGGTAAGAAACACAGTTTTTTAGAAAGATTGTGTTTC from SAR324 cluster bacterium encodes:
- a CDS encoding DUF4242 domain-containing protein; the encoded protein is MSHFLIKREMPGASDIPKNKLNEIGKGSESVLEEMRNEGKDIKQIESFVTAGAIFCVYDATSEDLVHEHSKRSGIGVTEVSEISSVVRHNTSLVS